Proteins from one Silurus meridionalis isolate SWU-2019-XX chromosome 3, ASM1480568v1, whole genome shotgun sequence genomic window:
- the grb14 gene encoding growth factor receptor-bound protein 14 isoform X4: MQMNMVQNPFPDLFPSECLLPWTKNSATQPAEESSMNFQARRVTLPAITPFCLQKRVIKVYSEDNSSRAVEVPSDITARDICQLFILKNHCIDDHSWTLIEHLAHQGIERIIEDHESVLEVQSNWGMDSDSRLYFRKNYAKYEFFKKPLDFFPESMVSISSEANGLMNHSQLIQTFLNSSTCPEIHGFLYSKEQGRKSWKKFYFVLRRSGLYFSNKGTSKEPRHLQFVAEFCDSDVYTLLSSRKTHGAPTDYGFCIKPCKSSSARDLKLLCADVEQTRTCWITAMRLFKFGMQLYQNFIQPHQKQKSSPMRSISENSLVAMDFSGQRSRVIDNPSEALSVAVEEGLSWRRKSCHRLSHGSCSPSQSSLSSIAIHMAQPWFHSKLSRDEAHKLITQHGLIDGVFLLRDSQSNPKTFVLSLCHAQRIRHFQIVPVEDDGELFYSLDDGNTRFSDLLQLVEFYQLNRGVLPCKLKHHCARTTL; this comes from the exons CCTGCAGAAGAGAGCAGTATGAATTTCCAAGCCAGACGAGTCACGCTGCCTGCCATCACTCCGTTTTGCCTGCAAAAGCGG GTGATCAAAGTATACAGTGAGGACAACAGCAGTCGAGCCGTGGAGGTCCCCAGTGACATCACAGCCCGGGATATCTGCCAGCTGTTCATTCTGAAGAACCACTGCATCGATGACCACAGCTGGACGTTGATTGAACACCTTGCTCATCAGGGTATTG AAAGAATCATAGAAGACCATGAATCAGTCCTGGAAGTGCAGTCTAACTGGGGCATGGACTCAGACAGCCGCCTGTATTTCAGGAAGAATTATGCCAAATATGAATTCTTCAAGAAACCtctg GATTTCTTTCCAGAAAGCATGGTGTCTATATCGAGTGAAGCCAATGGCCTCATGAACCACTCACAGCTTATACAG ACCTTTCTCAACTCCAGCACATGTCCTGAGATCCATGGCTTCCTGTATTCAAAGGAGCAAGGCAGAAAGTCCTGGAAGAAGTTCTATTTTGTGTTGAGAAGGTCTGGACTATACTTTTCCAATAAGGGCACATCAAAG GAACCCAGACATCTGCAGTTTGTTGCAGAGTTTTGTGACAGCGATGTCTACACTTTGTTATCATCCAGAAAAACACACGGAGCTCCCACAGACTACGGATTCTGTATAAAG CCATGCAAGTCAAGCTCAGCTCGGGACCTCAAACTGCTGTGTGCGGATGTTGAGCAGACCAGAACTTGCTGGATCACGGCTATGCGCCTCTTCAAG TTTGGGATGCAGCTTTACCAAAACTTCATCCAGCCTCATCAGAAGCAGAAAAGCTCTCCAATG aGAAGCATTTCAGAGAACTCTCTCGTGGCCATGGATTTCTCAGGGCAGAGGAGCCGTGTGATTGATAACCCGTCAGAGGCTCTGTCAGTGGCTGTGGAGGAAGGTCTATCATGGAGG AGGAAAAGCTGTCATCGACTCAGCCATGGAAGCTGCTCCCCCTCCCAAAGCTCTTTATCCAGCATAG CAATCCACATGGCTCAGCCGTGGTTCCACAGCAAACTGTCTCGAGACGAGGCTCATAAACTGATTACTCAGCATGGCCTCATCGATGG AGTTTTCCTCTTAAGGGACAGCCAAAGCAACCCCAAGACCTTCGTCCTGTCCCTGTGTCATGCACAGAGAATCAGACACTTTCAGATAGTCCCA gtTGAGGATGATGGTGAGCTCTTCTACAGCCTAGATGATGGAAACACACGCTTCAGTGATCTGCTACAGCTGGTGGAGTTTTACCAGCTAAACCGTGGAGTGTTGCCCTGCAAACTCAAACACCACTGTGCCCGAACAACCTTGtga
- the grb14 gene encoding growth factor receptor-bound protein 14 isoform X5, protein MLCTQPYLNCRASPKSQCCLPSNTGVIKVYSEDNSSRAVEVPSDITARDICQLFILKNHCIDDHSWTLIEHLAHQGIERIIEDHESVLEVQSNWGMDSDSRLYFRKNYAKYEFFKKPLDFFPESMVSISSEANGLMNHSQLIQTFLNSSTCPEIHGFLYSKEQGRKSWKKFYFVLRRSGLYFSNKGTSKEPRHLQFVAEFCDSDVYTLLSSRKTHGAPTDYGFCIKPCKSSSARDLKLLCADVEQTRTCWITAMRLFKFGMQLYQNFIQPHQKQKSSPMRSISENSLVAMDFSGQRSRVIDNPSEALSVAVEEGLSWRRKSCHRLSHGSCSPSQSSLSSIAIHMAQPWFHSKLSRDEAHKLITQHGLIDGVFLLRDSQSNPKTFVLSLCHAQRIRHFQIVPVEDDGELFYSLDDGNTRFSDLLQLVEFYQLNRGVLPCKLKHHCARTTL, encoded by the exons ATGCTGTGTACTCAGCCTTACCTAAACTGCAGAGCTAGCCCCAAATCACAGTGCTGCTTGCCGTCTAATACGGGG GTGATCAAAGTATACAGTGAGGACAACAGCAGTCGAGCCGTGGAGGTCCCCAGTGACATCACAGCCCGGGATATCTGCCAGCTGTTCATTCTGAAGAACCACTGCATCGATGACCACAGCTGGACGTTGATTGAACACCTTGCTCATCAGGGTATTG AAAGAATCATAGAAGACCATGAATCAGTCCTGGAAGTGCAGTCTAACTGGGGCATGGACTCAGACAGCCGCCTGTATTTCAGGAAGAATTATGCCAAATATGAATTCTTCAAGAAACCtctg GATTTCTTTCCAGAAAGCATGGTGTCTATATCGAGTGAAGCCAATGGCCTCATGAACCACTCACAGCTTATACAG ACCTTTCTCAACTCCAGCACATGTCCTGAGATCCATGGCTTCCTGTATTCAAAGGAGCAAGGCAGAAAGTCCTGGAAGAAGTTCTATTTTGTGTTGAGAAGGTCTGGACTATACTTTTCCAATAAGGGCACATCAAAG GAACCCAGACATCTGCAGTTTGTTGCAGAGTTTTGTGACAGCGATGTCTACACTTTGTTATCATCCAGAAAAACACACGGAGCTCCCACAGACTACGGATTCTGTATAAAG CCATGCAAGTCAAGCTCAGCTCGGGACCTCAAACTGCTGTGTGCGGATGTTGAGCAGACCAGAACTTGCTGGATCACGGCTATGCGCCTCTTCAAG TTTGGGATGCAGCTTTACCAAAACTTCATCCAGCCTCATCAGAAGCAGAAAAGCTCTCCAATG aGAAGCATTTCAGAGAACTCTCTCGTGGCCATGGATTTCTCAGGGCAGAGGAGCCGTGTGATTGATAACCCGTCAGAGGCTCTGTCAGTGGCTGTGGAGGAAGGTCTATCATGGAGG AGGAAAAGCTGTCATCGACTCAGCCATGGAAGCTGCTCCCCCTCCCAAAGCTCTTTATCCAGCATAG CAATCCACATGGCTCAGCCGTGGTTCCACAGCAAACTGTCTCGAGACGAGGCTCATAAACTGATTACTCAGCATGGCCTCATCGATGG AGTTTTCCTCTTAAGGGACAGCCAAAGCAACCCCAAGACCTTCGTCCTGTCCCTGTGTCATGCACAGAGAATCAGACACTTTCAGATAGTCCCA gtTGAGGATGATGGTGAGCTCTTCTACAGCCTAGATGATGGAAACACACGCTTCAGTGATCTGCTACAGCTGGTGGAGTTTTACCAGCTAAACCGTGGAGTGTTGCCCTGCAAACTCAAACACCACTGTGCCCGAACAACCTTGtga